From the genome of Salvia splendens isolate huo1 chromosome 7, SspV2, whole genome shotgun sequence:
ATTGTATTCCAAATAATGAACTTGAGTTAAAACTTATAGGCTATAGCTTAGAAAAAAGTAAGTTGACACTTCGTACTCTAtaaattacaaaacaaacaatccatattaacaacaaaaaaaaataaaataattattcatgGCCATATTAAAAGTTAAATTATAAAGAATAATAGCAAATAAAACTCAAATATTGATTCTCAATGCGAATCCACAATGAACTCTACATGACCATATACATGGCGCGCACCGAACACTTGCGCTAGTTTGTCTGACTTAATtgctttttaaaaataacaaaaaatggtTGAGttctaattcatttttttctttttaattttcagCCTaccatttttaataaatttattacaAAAACTAATTGTTCCAGCACAGATTCACCCTTTTTTCAGACCACATGTTATCAGTTCAGCTCTAACTTTTCTCTATCTATGAAGATTTTATCTTTTCTCTATCTCTTATTTTAAATCATACAAGAAGCAGATTAGAAACAGTTACTGTACTGGACAGTAAACATGAAGCATCACACATAATAATAATGGTAAATCTATTTTAACAATTGAGGAACTCAAAGCAAACTAATGAAGGTATTAGGTATATACCTGCAACATGATTTTAGTGCATACGTATAAGATAAGATATGAATTCGTATAACATGATCTACAGACacgtaggagtatttatttggCGTATGATCTACAGCTACAAGAGAGTAAGATGACAGTAAAATCTGAACTATACATTTGACGAAACAGATTTGATGCATCGCCACTGTTAACTGTACATGGAACCTCCGATTATTTAGTCCGAACCTGATAGGCACTTTCTTATCCTAATCTGACTCACCTTGGGATACTTCCTCTACTGGCAGTTCAAAATTATCAATGTCGTCATAGTATGctttcttctctctaatgaatTCTTCTGGCAATTCACTTGTTTTTTCAGTTTTTGGCCTCTTCTGCAAAACCACATCAATCATAGATATCAGAAAGTGAACAATTCATCAATAACAGGATATTTTACAcaggagagagaaagatggaATAGGAGACAAGCACTCAATGAAACATTAAGCTCGAGTACTAGGCTTTACTAATTTCAGTCAGAAGTGAACAAAACCAGTTTGATGGGATTATGCTAGACAGTAAGAacttttattttgatttgagaAATGGACAAACATGATATGATTAAAGAGAGCAAGGCCAGTAATTCAGACTTTAGAGAAATATATTAACTTGAGGAGATTATCAACAAACCCAAAAGGCCTAATAAAGAGAATGTTACAAAATTGAGAATATACTTTCATTCCAACAATCAAACAGGAAACATGATAGTAATGGTGGTAGATAACTGATTCCATAAAGGAAAGACAGAACAAAGACCAGTTTCATATCATACCACAATTTTTTTGGAAAGTGAGAAATCAATGTCCTGACAATGTggtcttatttcaattttatgcagttttacTTTTCAAACACAATATACATGCATGTACTACATTATCTCAGTAACATCAGCCACAATGGGAATGAGTAAAAGTACAACAAGGTTAAGTCGAAAGCACCATAGTCAAAGATGTAGAATTATTACAAAAGACCCCCAGGAGTTTGGGCATAGTCTACccaacaaaagaaagaaaaatcctGTAATCTTTGAAACCTTATAAATAATTGCATCTCACTgaggttttatttttttattacaaatAGCTATTGACTGTCATGCAATTTCACATAAAATCTGTATTACTTATACAAGAATAGGGATTATTGTATTCAGAAAGAGAACATTGTGCATACCTTTCTAGCATTTGCCTGTGGGTCAGTCCATGAATTTAAATGTTTAACATCTTCATCAAGATCATTCCTAAAGCAAAAAAAGAAGCATTGAGCAGATCAGTGAAAGGGGCAGATATTGGTTAAATAAGAGGAATATAGCATCAGGACAGCTTATTGCTACAGATGATCATTCTAACAAGCAGAAGTAAAATGCCAATTTTTCCTTATAAAACTATGAACATAATAATAGAATTGCATAGAGTCATCACATGTTTTTACAACACCTTACAAGACAAATGAATACTTTTGGTTTCTACCACAATTGTTAATATCAGAAACAGAACTTCCTCAGTTCACCAACAAAAGGAAATCTATAGCTGCGAAACAGTCGATATAAATCAGTGATGGTGTAAGACAAGGTCAATTAACCATTAAAGTGAGTTAGCATATAAGAGGCTGATACCAGCTAGTCCAAAAGAGTGAAAGGGATTCAGAATTGAATATCTCAAAAGTTATTCAATTTTCTAAACAGAACTCTCCTCTGCCCTGTAACTGCCTGAGATGGTGACTGTGCCATACGACAGCTTGGTTAAGTGTGTGCACGTGTTAATAATTATCGGCTTTTAGTGAACGTAAGagacaagagagagagagagatttactGTAGTTTTTTGGTCCTCGTGATTGTAGGGCAACTTGAAACCCCAAAAGCATTATTATTCCTCGCACTTGTCTTCATCTTCCTTGATGGTCGGGTCACGGCTGCCACAGCTGCAGATGACTCTCAAATGTTAGATGGTTCAACAATCACATTCCCCTTTCCTTTGTTTTCTCAGGCAAGAAGTTAGTAATGTTCACAATGGAAGAtctagtatgttttaatatcgCTTTTTTTTCTTAGTTTCTCAAATGAAAAGCAAGAAGTGTCTGCAACATCCTTACCTATTTCTGATAGTTTTCCCAATGCAGCATTACAAGAGCTGATTTTTGCTTTCCCTTTCTCTGTTTTTCCAGAGGAGTGGCTATATGAAACAAGCTTATCCATGTTACTCTCTCCTTCGCCTTTCTGGCATGATCTCTCAACCAGAGTGCTGGAATTACAAATGCTATTCTGAATATCCTTTAGCTTCCCAGTAGGTAATGAATTATACGGCATGGCAACAGCCTTCCCTTTGTCCTTCATTTCCGTAAGAGGTGTGTGACAACCAATCAAATCAGAGTTTATCTCTTTCCTGGATTTTTCAATAATCTTTCTTCGATCATATGCTGCATTTCGCATGCTCATAACACCATCAGTACCAGACATGTTACAGTTCCTACTCcgattttctttcattttctcaGAACCTGATGGACTAAATGGTACAGCAGCGGCCTTCCTTTTGTCCTTCCTCTTCTCAATAGATGTGCGACTATCAATCACTTGTGCCTCTCTTTGTTGATTGgaattttcaatattatttCTTCGACTGTAAGCTGCATTCTTGGTTCCAATATCACCTTCAGAAAGAGCCACTTTACAAACTATTTGCAGTCTAATTGCACAAGTGCTTAAAATTTAGACCAATATACATGCTATAAACATCCATAACACTTCAAAATGAAACAGAACACCTAGAATATAGAGAATAAAAATTAGACAATATATACGTAATCCCACCAACAACTAGTATCACGGAATCTAGAACTACGAGCTTCAAATATGGTGTCAGATAAAATCTCCTTAGTAGATCTGACCTCCAAACAACTGATAGAATTTGGGAACAGACAAAATGGCATGTTGCCCCAAAATAACCAAAATCAGTCTCATGCACCTTTACCAACCTTGCCAATTGGAGAAGGAGACGGATGGAGATTATGAAGATACAGATTAAAATAGAACAAATCAAAGAGCAAACACCAAAAAAAGTAATCCGATCAAAAAAACCAAATATCGACAAACGCAACCAATGTAATCAACAACCCAATTAAGTTTAGCATCCAGCTCGAAAACCCTAGGTCTTTTCAACACATTTCCATGTTAGCCCCAAAAACACCCGCACAAAAATATACTCTATCAATCAAAACAGAGACGAGTGTCGTAATTAAACAGAGATGAAAAGTGAAAAGAAATTACCTGGAGAAGTAGGAGGAGAGAGTGCATTTGGAAGGTTTCGAAATCGAACAGATTTGGAATTAGAGGAGGCGGCGACGCAGGATGAGCCGATGCTGGTGTTGGATCTATCGGAGGATTCGGGGCGTAATTTGCGGTTGGTGGAATTAGAATTAGACCTCAAGATGGAAAGTGGGGGTTTGCAGGTTGGATTGGAAGAAATGAGCTCGCGCAAAACGGAAAGGGGCGTGAGGTTGTGAAGGTCGGTGATGTCTGAGAAGGGTTTGCGGTTCGTAGTCTCCATTTTCCGTTGGGATAGAGCGAGAGAGTTCTGGTAATTTGGTACtcagagagagggagagttcTGGTAAATAGAGAGTGAGAGTGATAGAGAAGATTCGCTTTGGGCGGGAAAATGCTAGGCTCTGTTATCTGTTCACAGCATCCATCGGACTAGCAAGAcctctaaggccatccacaatagcgcactgcttagccgagcgccggcgctaggcggtgcccTAGGCaatctattgcaaccgcccagccatttccggaattaaaatTCGCCTAGCGCTCGccggttccgtggcgctaggcgtgcGCTGGGCGATTCCCTCGGCGCTATTgtagcgtccggatcgcctagcgcaccgccaagcgcgattttttttttcgaaacactatatatacgcgccagatacgtcattttcattcgcaccacttgttttaacgagtactctctctatcttaatttctgtacaagatcaacacctagaaatgagtaacgccggtggtagtagtggtgagGATGCTGAGAAGTACgagcgtataatgaacgaagcgctagaggcctatacgaacagtgagattgatcaatggatgcagagggccctgcagccggcggtacctcgacctcacccagtggtacaccgccgagcggtgattgatcgtgatcacatagctgcacatcagcgcctgtacgaagactacttcgcacaggagccgcggttcaacgccaaccttttcaggcgccgttttaggatgagcaggtccctttttatgcgtattgttaacgctttggagcaacgatatctgtatttccgcttcaggcacgatgcgtctggcagacccggccacacacctattcaaaagtgcactacggcaatccggcagttggcctacggaggcgcggcagacatgtgggacgagtacctccacatcggtgagacgactgccctggaatGTATGAattatttctgtcagggcgtgatttaaatattcagtgatcagtaccttcgaagccctacccccgaagactgccggGATCTTTTGCGGATGCAAGGGGAACAACATGGgttcccagggatgttaggcatcatagattgtatgcattgggagtggaagaactgtcccgcttcctgaaaggggttctacacgaccggctacaagggaaagaatcccacgatgatcctcgaggccgtagctgattaccggctgtggatttggcatgcgtattttgggatagccggttcgaacaacgacctcaacgtcctcaactcgtcgccacttttcaacgagcagtatcagggtgtcggtccggccatcagttttgtctcCAACtgcaaccggcatgatatgggctactacttggcggatgtgatataccctaggtggcccgtctttgtgaagacgatccgatgcgcatcaaatgagaggaaggcctactttgcggcacggcaggagtcggcgggcaaggacgtggagcgcgcatttggtgtgctcaagtctcgatgggcggcagttaaggggccaacgcgttgtggcatgtcgactgcattgctgatataatgtacgtctgtattatcatgcacaacatgattgtcgaaaatgaaggtgtacaactgattgattgggccaacgatgataatgaagccggtccaagccacggcgtggccacccccaacgtacggagtggggtacctcacgatgaagacggccgcctccaagcacatgccgacatgcgccaaacggatgctcatattcgactccaaaaggatttaattgaagagttatgggcgcggaggactgcacagcattagttttttttgttaattatgtaatttttttaattaatgtactttttaaattttaataatattattgaatttctcgtatatgtctcgtaaattaaattgggtattttgtgtgattgttaattatttattttatataattttgagtgatgtggctgggctatttatgatgtggctagactatggctgagctatttatgatgtggcaggaggatttttagtgttgatgatgtggcaggaggagtttgtggctgggctattgctgggctattcctattgtggatggcctaaaaatCCCTTATGTAACATTATCACGCTCTTCCCACGTTCTACCCACTCTCCTGTCCTGGCCAAATAACAGCCTAGCAATAGTCtctaacaaataaaattaacaaatacgatttaattcattttaattattggtgtttatcaaatattaaaaaaaatgttggtgtttattaaatattaaaaaaaatgaagtgtaaCGAGTTGTAAATATagagcataaataaataaaataaaaaataaaatttctggCTAGCCGGTCGCTCGCCGCACAATAGGTGGCCAGCGATCGGTTAGTCGGTTAGTCCACGTCCGACCTCTCGTCTGTTCCGCGCTCATCCTTACTGTTAGCCGATTGCAATAGTGTAGCTAGGGCAGacgctagtccactattgtggatgctcttagcaatATGAAGAGCCCAAGACCACAGCCCAGCTACAGCCCATGCCTACCGCCACATTCTAGCCAATGCCATAGTCTTCCCACAGCCCAGCCCAGCCTAGCCCTCCCATTTATCAAATTaacaaatacaaaataaaaaattaagttcGAACATacttcaataaaataaaatgaagtgcaacgaaCAGTATATATAGaggaaataatttattaaaaaaagaaatatttcgGCTTGCCACGCATTAGGCGCCGAGAGGCCACCTTAGCCACCGCCCAAGCCCGACCTCTCGgacttttctctctcctcttctcGGCTGGGCTCATGCAATAGGCACCCAGCCAACCGGGCTGGGCCGTCTATTGCTATTGCTCTTAGAACATTAGAATCACCTAGAAGTGACAACCTATCTATCGGTCCATTCCATTATCATCCGGTCATATTTCTATAATAGTCATCCGCCTAACCTCAACTTCCACGTCACCATGATTTCTatactttattttaattattgatatttatcaaataacataaaataacaaaacaaaactgaaagacaaaaatatatataaaaagaacaaaaatgtagttaattttttttaaaaaaaacatggtACACTTAAAAAAAGACACAGTCAAAAGCAGCTCAGGCTCAGATGATTTGATCACCCATGGTCCCATTTCCAATTTATTCTTCATATTTCTAATGAGTCTCTTGGGCTTGTACTTCATCTCCTCGTCGTCTTCGGCCTTGTACATCTTGTAGGTTTCCAAGAGCGTTTTGTGCAGCACCACATGATACGAGTAAACTCGTATCGAGAGATAACTGCGAGAGATCGCGGAGAAGATATTGGTTGGTTCGCGGGAAGATTCCCGTCGAGCAGTCAACTATCGTTCAACTAGGGTTTTTTATAAAGTAAATTGcagagaaaagtaaaagacgaTAAAAAGATAGATAAACGTATTGAAGATGGAtgattcaaaagataacaaaggctcctatttataataggagTAACCCAACTTAatgatcaagaaataaataCCCTAATTATATACACTAGATATAGCAAAtcactaattaactaattaactaaataatagagatatggtgGTATTCCATAGATATTCTCGTAtgaactcccccacggttaaaattcaccttgtcctcaaggtggaaaccaagAAACAACAAAGAGCGTTGATGAAGAAGCCATGACGAATAGATCAACTGGAGAAATCCTTGGACAATTCTTAGATCGATTGTTCATAAGTCCCTCGGCTAAGACACCAAACTCTGAAATTCTGCCAAGAAAGTCCACAAGAGGAGCCTTCATTTTGTCATCCGGAGGAAAAAATATTGAAGCCGTTACCATCTGGTTTTCTGAATCATTTTTCCCAACAATAAGAGAATTTGCAAGAGTTCTCCATTGTTGCTCAACATTTTCCATTGTAGCCATAGCCATACCAGGATCATGAACCCTGTAAGCAAGCTCTCCCTTCAAACCATTGTACTCCAAGTTAGCTCCAACGGAAACAAAATCATTAAACGAGTTGTGAAAATTGACCCTCGCATAATCTTGATGACTATGGAAAAGGGGGCCAGATATAGGAGCTTGAAATTCTGAATTTTGCCGATTAAGATCCAATCCATAAAGAAAGTGTGCAGCAGCATGTGCTTGTCCCTTTCTCCTCCTGACCACCTCACAGAGTGCGCCAACTGCAATGGTAACAATAGATTCCAGAAGCTCATCATCAATTTCCATGACTGCTCCTCCACCAGCGAAACCTCCGGCTTGATCCAACTCTGCTCTTTGGTCAAGATGCAAGATAACGTTGTTGCATTGGCATCCAATAATTTTCACTTGTGGAAGTACCCAACCAACATAGGCAGCAACGACAGCGATAAGTCCACCACCACCAACAGAAACAACTATAGCCTCTATCGGTCCTGTCATCCACCACAAAATCTCCATGCCTACTGTTCCCTGCCCTGTGATTACGCAAAGTGTTGTGTTGCACCATATGAATCCCCCACAATCACTACAGTCCTCCCTAGTTGATCAACTGATCGCTGATTTATCTCTGGAGTAATAAAATGTATTACCATCACAACGTGATATCCCCATATCTGGGCCGATAATGCTACGCCTTGTGCATTCTTTCTAGCCAATGAACCTATCACGTCTCTTTCTGATAGCTGCACCGTCATAATGTTATCCCCTCGAAGCTTGAACGAGAAACCCTGCTCGTCATCAGTACCCCTCAAGACTTCACTCTCTATCAATGGAATAACATGGATGACATAGGTTATCCACAATCTCCCATTAAATCCATTATCAACAACAACTGCTAAGCCTTGGACGTATGGTTTCCCTTGTGAAAGGGCTGGAGCAATTTTAGAAGCTTTTTGTGGATATGGATGATTAGCTTTTCTTGGTGGCCAAGGTGGAGGAAGATATCCATGGGTTCCTCTCTTCTGAACTTCAAGAAAATACTTTTGTGCattaatttttgttgttttcgACCCAATAGATGCTTCAATCTTTTCCAATCCCAAGCAAAGTATTGCAAGGTAGGATCAAACGCACAAGACCCTTGTTTTGCACTCAACTGACTAGGGGAAAGCGACGCAGTATTTCCAAGAGAAGTTTCTCCCACTATAATACTGTTCACTAAAATGCCTATTGGGGATGTAACCCCCCTTTCTATTGTAATGACCACCCCTTTTCATGCCCCTTTTCATAACCGAGAGACGACGGAAAAGtcgaataaataaattgattctTATTTAGTTTGAATTATGAACGTAAGTGTTTATTGTTGTGAACAAGAAATGGttgctaaaaaaaataaagcctAAGGTGTAAGACGAACGGCAAAGAGAGTACACACGTTTTTATTTCCTTCCAAAGGGAGCGTATCGAATTAGTACAAGAAATGAAATATAGAACATAAATTCGTCGCGAACAAATTTCATTACAAGACACTAAAGAGAGTAAGTTACAAGTATAGAGGTACAAGGTCTTGAAAGGAGATAAGCTTGTGCCCTTTTTGTCGAAGTTAAACCGCGCCCCAAGCAGTGTCTCGGTCGGTCGTGGGGCCAAGGACCAAACACCACGTCGCGAGATCTCAGCTAGTTAGTGCTTGTGCATCACTACAAAATACCAAGATGTAGATAAGATAAATGAGTCCTTGAACTACCAAAGATGACAAACAAGATGGAAAAGAATAGGAGGCAAGCCTACCTTTTAAATGAAAGCTATGTTAGTGCCAAAATAGGAAAGATAGATGGCAAAGCAACCCTGCAGCTGCGGACTGCACTCTGCAGCCAAGGCTGCAGCAGCGCCCCACACTCCAGCCAACCACGTCTGCTCCAGTTCCACCTACAAAACCGTACCCAAGTCAGTATGGTTGTCGAAAAAGGGGAGGGAGAAAGATGCTGCAGTGGACTGCCAATTGAGTAGGGAGCAGCCACAATTAATTCACGATTACACAAGAGATTCATCTGTTAAGAGTGCTAACAAGCTCCAGGTACACAAGAGAGCCTATAAAATCCTCCCTTATATGCAACAAGTTTTTCTCCCAACACACACACCAAATCTCCAGCCGCGCATAGAGAGGGAGCGGAGCTCTCGGTGACCGGGAATTAGAGCAACCTCGCTCATCAGTCACAAGAGGTAAATCAAAACCATACTAGCATCATGTAGCCTCAAGCATGTTAGAGCTCATTTCAAATCTTGATAAAGTGAATGGGAGGAAACAGTAAAAACTACACACCCTCTGCATCATTAGAACATACCATGGGCAGTCAAGAACTTAGAATTTAGAAGCATACTTAGACAACCATAGAGTTAGCATATCAAAAGCCGAGAAATGCAACATTTATAAATAGGAGCATGCTTCTAGATCTCACACCATAACAAGCATAAGAAGTAGGCCATTAAACAGCGGAGCATTAACCATAGCAGtagcaaaaaaagaaaagagcaGACATGGATTTGGGGGGAAGCTTTGGTACTGCTCAGGAATGCACACACCTAACGACTGCCCATAACCCACGAGTAATAAACCAAGCTTAGAGGAATAAAGGAAATGAACTTAGCTTTCGGAAATGGGGACTGAACCGTAAAGGAACAGAACGGCGGCGATGCCGATGCCGGAATAGACCAGCAGCAACAGCGCGAGATAGCGGCAACGGGGGAAGCTGCTGCTCGCAACATCCACGCGAAGTGGAGGTCGGCGACGAGCAGCTGGGAGCAAGGGCGAGAGGCCAACACGCCGGCGATGACCACCCGCCGCGAGAAAAGGGGCGGTGGCTACGACGGGTTCGCCGGAGAGAGAGGGCCGACACATCGGTGGCGCCGGAAGAGACATCCGATAAACTTGGTGATTGACGGTAAATTCACGGGAGTGAGAGAAACTCGACGGAgagggaaccgccgctgctccTCACTCCAAACCGAAGGGTTCGCCACTGATGTGCTGGTTTCAACTAGGGATCTGCCTTCCCCAATTCTAAATGCTGACTTCGGGATTttggaaagaaaagagaagTTAGGGATTTAGTTCCATTTTGGGAATTTTGGAATGCGAGGAAGAATTGGGAAGAGAAGCTGACGGTGGGAGGGAGTGTATGTTTAGTTTTGGGCCATTATTTGCTTTAATTAAAATGGGCCTGTTTAGGTAAACCCAATTAATTTGGGCCTCttctataaattaaattgagtcACTACTATCT
Proteins encoded in this window:
- the LOC121810478 gene encoding uncharacterized protein LOC121810478, whose translation is MTVQLSERDVIGSLARKNAQGVALSAQIWGYHVVMGTVGMEILWWMTGPIEAIVVSVGGGGLIAVVAAYVGWVLPQVKIIGCQCNNVILHLDQRAELDQAGGFAGGGAVMEIDDELLESIVTIAVGALCEVVRRRKGQAHAAAHFLYGLDLNRQNSEFQAPISGPLFHSHQDYARVNFHNSFNDFVSVGANLEYNGLKGELAYRVHDPGMAMATMENVEQQWRTLANSLIVGKNDSENQMVTASIFFPPDDKMKAPLVDFLGRISEFGVLAEGLMNNRSKNCPRISPVDLFVMASSSTLFVVSWFPP
- the LOC121742702 gene encoding uncharacterized protein LOC121742702 isoform X2: METTNRKPFSDITDLHNLTPLSVLRELISSNPTCKPPLSILRSNSNSTNRKLRPESSDRSNTSIGSSCVAASSNSKSVRFRNLPNALSPPTSPAYSRRNNIENSNQQREAQVIDSRTSIEKRKDKRKAAAVPFSPSGSEKMKENRSRNCNMSGTDGVMSMRNAAYDRRKIIEKSRKEINSDLIGCHTPLTEMKDKGKAVAMPYNSLPTGKLKDIQNSICNSSTLVERSCQKGEGESNMDKLVSYSHSSGKTEKGKAKISSCNAALGKLSEIAVAAVTRPSRKMKTSARNNNAFGVSSCPTITRTKKLQNDLDEDVKHLNSWTDPQANARKKRPKTEKTSELPEEFIREKKAYYDDIDNFELPVEEVSQGESD
- the LOC121742702 gene encoding uncharacterized protein LOC121742702 isoform X1; this encodes METTNRKPFSDITDLHNLTPLSVLRELISSNPTCKPPLSILRSNSNSTNRKLRPESSDRSNTSIGSSCVAASSNSKSVRFRNLPNALSPPTSPGDIGTKNAAYSRRNNIENSNQQREAQVIDSRTSIEKRKDKRKAAAVPFSPSGSEKMKENRSRNCNMSGTDGVMSMRNAAYDRRKIIEKSRKEINSDLIGCHTPLTEMKDKGKAVAMPYNSLPTGKLKDIQNSICNSSTLVERSCQKGEGESNMDKLVSYSHSSGKTEKGKAKISSCNAALGKLSEIAVAAVTRPSRKMKTSARNNNAFGVSSCPTITRTKKLQNDLDEDVKHLNSWTDPQANARKKRPKTEKTSELPEEFIREKKAYYDDIDNFELPVEEVSQGESD